The Sulfitobacter sp. SK011 genome has a window encoding:
- a CDS encoding COG4223 family protein, with the protein MNKPSDSKPTEKPAPEGSKSSPPARAEAKPAPVVTTKPEAEKSGSVFWPLLIGGGLAAALGFLASEMNMLGTRGDTGDLRALLSEQQAQIAELQSAEPMVPQIEFPELDGLTSEVASLSEALGALDARLTEVEKRPITGGSSEAAVAAYERELAALQASVEEQRSEIEGLLNNALSVEEATAEAARSATLQAALTRITAAINGGKPYASALADLQANGLDDVPPALADNADNGVVTLINLQTRFPDAARAALSTARASGNDEDTGGVGGFLRRQLGARSVAPREGTDPDAVLSRAEAAVRDGRLIDALAELDTLPENSQSAMDVWLADARARQAAESAAEDLSQRLTAN; encoded by the coding sequence GTGAACAAGCCTTCAGACTCTAAGCCAACAGAAAAACCTGCACCTGAGGGCAGCAAATCATCCCCGCCAGCGAGGGCCGAGGCGAAACCGGCCCCGGTCGTGACCACCAAGCCGGAGGCAGAAAAATCTGGCAGCGTCTTTTGGCCTCTGTTGATCGGTGGTGGGTTGGCCGCCGCCCTTGGGTTTCTTGCCTCAGAGATGAACATGCTCGGCACGCGCGGGGACACAGGTGATTTGCGCGCTTTGCTAAGTGAACAACAGGCGCAGATCGCTGAGCTTCAGAGCGCTGAACCGATGGTGCCGCAAATCGAATTTCCAGAATTGGACGGCCTGACATCCGAAGTTGCCTCTTTGTCAGAGGCGCTTGGCGCATTGGATGCCCGCCTGACCGAGGTTGAAAAGCGACCCATTACCGGCGGATCATCGGAGGCTGCGGTTGCCGCTTATGAACGTGAACTGGCGGCACTGCAGGCGTCGGTCGAAGAGCAGCGTTCAGAGATTGAAGGGTTGCTCAATAACGCGCTGAGTGTGGAAGAAGCGACAGCCGAGGCGGCGCGCAGCGCAACGTTGCAGGCCGCACTGACACGGATCACGGCCGCGATAAATGGCGGTAAGCCCTACGCATCTGCGCTCGCCGATCTGCAGGCGAACGGTCTGGATGATGTCCCGCCTGCCCTTGCAGATAATGCCGACAATGGTGTGGTTACCTTAATCAATCTGCAGACGCGGTTTCCTGACGCGGCGCGTGCAGCACTGTCAACGGCGCGCGCAAGTGGCAACGATGAAGACACCGGCGGTGTAGGCGGCTTTTTGCGGCGCCAGTTGGGCGCACGTTCCGTGGCCCCGCGTGAAGGCACCGATCCGGATGCCGTTTTGTCACGTGCCGAGGCCGCCGTGCGTGATGGCCGGTTGATCGACGCTTTGGCGGAACTTGATACGCTGCCTGAGAATTCACAAAGCGCGATGGACGTTTGGCTGGCTGACGCACGCGCCAGACAAGCGGCTGAATCTGCCGCCGAAGACCTGTCACAACGCCTGACGGCAAACTAA
- a CDS encoding NAD(P)H-dependent glycerol-3-phosphate dehydrogenase has protein sequence MKVSVLGAGAFGTALAISLARKGPVTLWARDLGTMASDRENTLRLPGCGFPDALRVTDNIDDACQAEILLIAVPMQKLRRFLSDNSVRMATKRLVACCKGIELSTGVGPVNVIQDTIPSATAAILTGPSFAADIARGLPTALTLACADDAVGAEMQQALTTANVRIYRTTDTVGAELGGALKNVIAIACGAAIGAGLGESARAALMTRGFAEMQRLAAHLKADPATLSGLSGFGDLTLTCTSEQSRNYRLGLSLGKDIPFDPTTTVEGAATAHAVHALAEKSGLDMPITAAVAGLLDNRLNVQDAMKSLLTRPLKEE, from the coding sequence ATGAAGGTCTCAGTGTTGGGCGCTGGCGCTTTTGGCACCGCGCTTGCCATTTCACTGGCACGCAAGGGCCCTGTTACTCTCTGGGCGCGGGATCTGGGCACCATGGCCAGTGACCGCGAAAACACCCTGCGCCTGCCGGGATGCGGGTTTCCCGATGCGCTGCGGGTCACCGACAACATTGATGACGCATGTCAGGCCGAAATTTTGCTGATTGCTGTGCCAATGCAGAAGCTGCGCAGATTTCTCAGCGACAATAGTGTCAGAATGGCTACAAAACGCCTCGTCGCCTGTTGTAAGGGGATCGAACTGTCGACCGGTGTCGGGCCAGTGAATGTTATTCAGGATACCATTCCGTCGGCCACCGCCGCGATTTTGACCGGCCCAAGCTTCGCGGCTGACATTGCGCGCGGTCTGCCGACCGCCCTGACGCTTGCATGCGCGGATGATGCCGTCGGCGCAGAGATGCAACAGGCTCTAACAACGGCAAATGTCCGTATTTACCGCACAACAGACACCGTCGGTGCCGAACTTGGTGGCGCGTTAAAGAACGTGATTGCAATTGCCTGTGGTGCGGCAATTGGGGCGGGCCTTGGCGAAAGTGCACGCGCCGCTTTGATGACACGGGGTTTTGCCGAGATGCAGAGACTCGCAGCCCATCTGAAAGCAGATCCAGCCACCCTATCCGGCCTTTCGGGGTTTGGGGATCTGACGTTGACATGCACCTCTGAACAATCCCGCAACTATCGGCTGGGTCTGTCATTGGGCAAAGACATCCCTTTTGATCCGACCACCACCGTCGAAGGGGCCGCCACCGCGCATGCAGTTCACGCTTTGGCCGAGAAATCAGGGTTGGACATGCCGATCACAGCCGCAGTTGCGGGATTGCTGGACAACAGGCTAAATGTACAAGACGCCATGAAATCACTGCTGACCCGCCCCCTAAAGGAAGAATGA
- a CDS encoding YciI family protein, with amino-acid sequence MLVALIAKDKPGAQAIRSENRPAHLDYLKSTDLVAQAGPLLDADGGMIGSLIILDVADLAAAQAWADNDPYAKAGLFGSVDLIHWNRVIG; translated from the coding sequence ATGCTTGTTGCCCTAATCGCAAAAGACAAACCCGGCGCACAGGCGATCCGGTCCGAAAACCGACCGGCACACCTGGATTACCTGAAATCAACTGATCTGGTTGCTCAGGCGGGGCCGTTGCTGGATGCGGATGGGGGCATGATCGGATCCCTGATCATTCTTGATGTCGCTGACTTGGCTGCGGCGCAGGCCTGGGCTGACAATGACCCTTACGCAAAGGCGGGTTTGTTTGGATCAGTTGATCTGATCCATTGGAACCGGGTTATCGGCTGA
- a CDS encoding DUF1761 domain-containing protein, which translates to MGFLAVIIAAAAGFGFGAVWYMALANPWMEAAGITAGPDGKPMGDSPTPYIMAALAMLLVAGMMRHSFALSGIDTLGKGLVSGLGIGLFFISPWIMINNGYGGRPFKLTLIDGGYATFGCAIIGLVLTFF; encoded by the coding sequence ATGGGATTTCTAGCAGTCATCATTGCGGCGGCGGCAGGTTTTGGGTTTGGGGCCGTCTGGTACATGGCATTGGCAAATCCATGGATGGAAGCCGCAGGCATCACCGCAGGGCCAGATGGTAAACCGATGGGGGATTCGCCCACACCCTATATCATGGCCGCACTTGCCATGCTGCTTGTCGCCGGGATGATGCGGCATTCTTTCGCTCTGTCAGGCATTGATACGTTGGGCAAGGGATTGGTGTCTGGCCTCGGGATCGGCCTTTTTTTCATCAGCCCTTGGATCATGATCAATAATGGATATGGCGGTCGCCCATTCAAGCTGACGTTGATTGATGGTGGCTATGCCACTTTCGGGTGCGCCATTATCGGACTGGTTCTGACATTCTTTTGA
- a CDS encoding MarR family winged helix-turn-helix transcriptional regulator, whose translation MPAAPDIHDHPAEHWLDDMDPPEFLIALAGRHIQEMMNSVLRGHGLKLVEWRILDCLAAQENLTIFDLAERAVVDRTVASRLVDRLADRALVEKVALKTDRRFAQVSLTAKGRDVLKLTNPDVHQARARLFADMSPDEATQLSRALEKLSINAAHKHLR comes from the coding sequence ATGCCCGCCGCCCCAGATATCCACGATCATCCAGCTGAGCATTGGCTCGACGATATGGACCCGCCCGAGTTCCTTATCGCGCTGGCGGGTCGGCACATTCAGGAAATGATGAATTCAGTGTTGCGCGGACATGGGCTTAAGCTGGTGGAATGGCGGATACTGGATTGCCTTGCGGCGCAGGAAAACCTCACCATATTTGATCTGGCAGAACGCGCCGTTGTGGACCGCACTGTTGCAAGCCGTCTGGTCGACAGGCTCGCGGATCGGGCGTTGGTCGAAAAGGTCGCGCTCAAGACGGACCGGCGGTTCGCTCAGGTTTCCTTGACCGCCAAAGGTCGCGATGTCCTGAAACTGACCAACCCGGATGTGCATCAGGCCCGCGCAAGGTTGTTTGCTGACATGTCCCCGGATGAGGCGACACAGCTAAGCCGCGCGCTGGAGAAACTCAGTATCAATGCGGCCCACAAACACCTGCGTTAG
- a CDS encoding DUF2853 family protein — MGKRDEWIAKYAEDLKNKCGMTPDMDLLTKVTIGCGPSIYNADAQTVAAGQASELELVKNNFLIKKLGMTDGPNLMEGIHKAVETYGQSERNKYRAVIYYMLTKHFGKESVYG; from the coding sequence ATGGGCAAACGGGATGAGTGGATCGCAAAATACGCGGAAGATCTGAAAAACAAATGTGGCATGACGCCGGACATGGATTTGCTGACGAAGGTGACAATCGGTTGTGGCCCGTCAATTTATAACGCAGACGCGCAAACTGTTGCGGCAGGTCAGGCAAGCGAGCTTGAACTGGTCAAGAACAATTTCCTTATTAAGAAATTGGGAATGACCGATGGTCCAAACCTGATGGAAGGCATCCATAAGGCTGTCGAGACATATGGCCAGTCAGAGCGCAACAAATACCGCGCGGTGATCTATTACATGCTGACCAAGCACTTTGGAAAAGAATCTGTTTACGGATAA
- a CDS encoding FAD-dependent monooxygenase, giving the protein MKITTIGGGPGGLYSALLTKKAKPDWHIEVFEQNQADDTFGFGVVFSDETLDEFLSRDKRLFELMRNEFAHWDDVAVHFKGEEMRAGGNGFCGLSRHTLLRLLQQRCREEGIEMHFGAGVDASQIKTRFADSDVIIACDGVNSAVRNEYADAFQPSTTLRKNRFCWMGSTRPMGEFNYFFRETEHGPMVAHCYQYEPGHSTWVFEMDDDTWHAHGFKETDEEDSKAKLAEIFAEELEGHTLLLNRSHWRQFPRVFCENWYTDNIVILGDAKASAHFSIGSGTKLAMECAIALSDALVAHAENDVQKAFQVYDDVRRTPCQITQHNADVSLSWFEHMSRSWDMDPYQFAMVVMCRAKSITYDNLIVRDPEFVQKVDDEWYARHLRDTGEDLRQTRPTPMFAKFKLRDMEVDNRVVMSPMAQYSADTDGNPTDWHKIHYASHAMGGMGMIFVEMTCPSADARITEGCPGMWTDQHEAGWKEIVDLVHTNTGAKIAMQLGHAGRKGSTQLGWEKMDHPIADKSRNWPLVSASALPWFAGESSTPKPLDRADMDSIKADFVQATERVARAGFDMLELHCAHGYLLASFLSPLTNTREDDYGGSIENRLRYPLEVFEAMRAIWPKERPMSVRVSGTDWKDGGLSEEDLIAIANAFEAAGCDLIDVSAGQTVPDQEPTYGRMFQAHLAEAVRNLTGMATMAVGAVTEAAQVNTILHTRRADLVALGRTHMANPYFTHQAAAWYGARNEAMWPKQYISGAAQAFREAEKNREKMLELQRKAAPGRHSKMG; this is encoded by the coding sequence ATGAAGATCACGACAATTGGCGGCGGCCCCGGCGGCCTCTATTCGGCGTTGCTGACCAAAAAGGCGAAGCCCGATTGGCATATCGAAGTGTTTGAGCAAAATCAGGCGGATGATACCTTTGGGTTTGGTGTCGTATTCTCGGATGAAACGCTGGACGAATTTTTGAGTCGGGACAAACGCCTGTTCGAACTGATGCGCAATGAATTTGCGCATTGGGATGACGTTGCGGTGCATTTCAAGGGTGAGGAAATGCGTGCCGGTGGCAACGGTTTTTGTGGGCTGTCGCGGCATACTCTGTTGCGGCTGTTGCAGCAGCGGTGCCGCGAGGAAGGCATTGAAATGCATTTTGGCGCGGGTGTTGATGCGTCCCAGATCAAGACGCGCTTTGCAGATAGCGACGTGATCATCGCCTGTGATGGCGTGAATTCGGCGGTTCGGAATGAATACGCCGATGCCTTCCAGCCTTCAACGACACTGCGCAAGAACCGCTTTTGCTGGATGGGGTCAACGCGGCCAATGGGGGAATTCAACTATTTCTTCCGCGAGACCGAACACGGCCCAATGGTGGCCCATTGCTATCAATACGAACCCGGTCATTCGACATGGGTGTTTGAGATGGATGATGACACCTGGCACGCGCATGGATTCAAGGAAACGGATGAGGAGGACAGCAAGGCAAAGCTGGCCGAGATTTTTGCAGAGGAGCTGGAAGGTCACACCTTGCTGCTGAACCGATCGCATTGGCGGCAATTCCCACGGGTGTTTTGTGAAAACTGGTACACAGATAACATCGTTATTCTGGGCGACGCCAAAGCAAGCGCGCATTTTTCAATCGGGTCGGGGACCAAACTTGCGATGGAATGTGCGATCGCGCTGTCCGACGCATTGGTCGCCCACGCCGAAAATGATGTGCAAAAGGCATTTCAGGTCTATGACGACGTCCGCCGCACACCTTGCCAGATCACACAACACAACGCCGATGTGTCGCTGTCGTGGTTCGAACATATGTCGCGGTCATGGGACATGGACCCCTATCAATTCGCGATGGTCGTGATGTGCCGGGCCAAGTCGATCACCTATGACAACCTGATCGTGCGCGACCCCGAATTTGTGCAAAAGGTGGACGATGAATGGTACGCGCGTCACCTGCGCGATACGGGCGAAGATTTGCGCCAGACACGCCCGACACCGATGTTTGCCAAATTCAAGCTGCGCGACATGGAAGTGGACAACCGCGTGGTCATGTCCCCGATGGCGCAGTATTCTGCCGATACTGACGGCAATCCCACAGACTGGCACAAGATACATTATGCCAGCCACGCTATGGGTGGCATGGGTATGATCTTTGTTGAAATGACCTGCCCCTCTGCCGATGCGCGGATCACCGAAGGGTGCCCCGGCATGTGGACCGATCAGCATGAGGCAGGATGGAAAGAAATAGTTGATCTTGTCCACACCAACACCGGGGCCAAGATCGCGATGCAGCTCGGCCATGCCGGGCGCAAGGGATCAACGCAACTGGGGTGGGAGAAAATGGACCATCCTATCGCGGATAAATCACGGAACTGGCCGCTGGTTTCGGCATCAGCCCTGCCATGGTTTGCAGGAGAAAGCAGTACGCCAAAGCCGTTGGACCGTGCAGATATGGATTCGATCAAGGCCGACTTTGTGCAAGCGACAGAACGTGTGGCGCGCGCCGGATTTGACATGCTGGAACTGCACTGCGCGCATGGATATCTGCTTGCGTCCTTCCTGTCGCCCCTGACCAACACACGGGAAGATGACTATGGTGGTTCAATCGAAAACCGTCTTCGCTATCCGCTGGAAGTGTTCGAGGCGATGCGCGCCATCTGGCCTAAAGAGCGGCCCATGTCTGTGCGGGTCTCTGGCACAGATTGGAAAGACGGAGGTCTGAGCGAAGAGGACCTCATCGCCATCGCAAACGCGTTTGAGGCGGCGGGTTGTGACCTGATTGATGTGTCAGCGGGCCAGACTGTTCCCGATCAGGAACCGACATATGGCCGCATGTTTCAGGCCCATTTGGCAGAGGCTGTGCGCAATCTAACCGGCATGGCAACGATGGCGGTCGGTGCGGTAACCGAAGCGGCACAGGTCAACACGATTCTGCATACCCGGCGGGCCGATCTTGTGGCGCTGGGGCGGACCCATATGGCAAACCCCTACTTCACCCATCAGGCCGCCGCCTGGTACGGGGCGCGTAACGAGGCGATGTGGCCCAAACAATACATCAGCGGCGCGGCGCAGGCGTTTCGAGAGGCCGAAAAGAACCGCGAAAAGATGTTGGAGCTGCAACGCAAGGCGGCACCGGGACGTCATTCAAAAATGGGATAG
- the tsaD gene encoding tRNA (adenosine(37)-N6)-threonylcarbamoyltransferase complex transferase subunit TsaD, which yields MPQAVTILGIESSCDDTAAALVRVGANGHASVLSSVVADQTDLHAAFGGVVPEIAARAHAEKLDLCIEQALMQGKMQLSDIDAIAVTAGPGLIGGVISGVMCAKGLSLATGKPLYGVNHLAGHALTPRLTDNVPYPYLMLLVSGGHCQFLIVHGPHKFERLGGTIDDAPGEAFDKIARLIGLSQPGGPAIEHAARQGDPKRFKFPRPLLDRDGCDMSFSGLKTAVLRTRDAIIAERGGLTGQDQSDLAAGFQAAVVDVLVEKTRRAFQSYPPDVSRTLCVAGGVAANHAIRSGLETVSAEQNASFVAPPLSLCTDNAAMIAYAAAEQRGTGDADDLTLSARPRWPLDMSQPAMLGSGKKGAKA from the coding sequence ATGCCTCAGGCAGTGACCATATTGGGAATAGAAAGCAGTTGCGATGACACTGCCGCCGCGCTGGTCCGGGTGGGGGCAAATGGTCATGCATCCGTTTTGTCATCGGTTGTTGCGGATCAGACTGACCTGCATGCGGCATTTGGGGGCGTGGTTCCTGAAATCGCGGCGCGCGCGCATGCAGAAAAGCTCGATTTGTGCATTGAACAGGCTCTAATGCAGGGAAAGATGCAGCTGTCTGATATTGATGCAATCGCTGTAACGGCGGGGCCTGGTTTGATTGGAGGCGTTATTTCTGGCGTGATGTGTGCCAAAGGCCTGTCACTCGCCACCGGAAAACCGCTTTATGGCGTAAATCATCTGGCAGGGCACGCGTTGACACCGCGACTTACCGATAACGTGCCGTACCCCTATTTGATGCTGTTGGTTTCCGGCGGTCACTGTCAGTTTCTCATCGTACACGGGCCGCATAAATTTGAACGTCTGGGCGGCACAATTGACGATGCTCCGGGCGAAGCGTTTGACAAGATTGCGCGCCTGATTGGATTGTCGCAACCCGGCGGGCCCGCGATTGAACATGCCGCCAGACAAGGCGACCCAAAGCGGTTCAAATTTCCCCGACCGCTTTTGGATCGCGACGGGTGTGATATGTCGTTTTCCGGTCTGAAAACCGCCGTTCTGCGGACCCGCGATGCCATTATCGCTGAACGCGGCGGATTGACCGGGCAAGACCAGTCAGATCTGGCTGCCGGATTTCAGGCCGCTGTCGTTGACGTGTTGGTCGAGAAGACACGTCGTGCCTTTCAATCCTATCCACCCGATGTCAGCCGCACCCTTTGCGTTGCGGGTGGTGTCGCGGCAAATCATGCCATTCGGTCAGGGTTAGAGACTGTCTCGGCAGAACAAAATGCATCATTCGTTGCGCCCCCTTTGTCATTGTGCACCGACAACGCCGCAATGATCGCCTATGCTGCTGCTGAACAGCGCGGCACGGGCGATGCAGATGATCTGACCCTGTCTGCCCGCCCGCGGTGGCCATTGGATATGTCGCAGCCTGCGATGCTGGGCAGTGGCAAGAAGGGAGCGAAGGCATGA
- a CDS encoding uroporphyrinogen-III synthase: protein MANNANAGYDGEAMTRPSLLITRPLASATRFVGRLAEDIQQSVTIIVSPLLEIVPTGAQVDLSPYAGVVFTSSNAVALAPNGNQRPAYCVGNMTAERAKAAGWTIAATEQNAENLIAELARTLPIGPLLHLAGRHRRGDIAARLTGLGIKTDVQTLYDQNPVDLSAQALALFEGEGRILVPLFSPRSAAHFIERAPKLHNVSVVAISDAVADCCQMAGIESVMVVAEPTGKEMLCAVEKILQGTSLA, encoded by the coding sequence ATGGCAAACAATGCCAACGCAGGATATGACGGTGAAGCCATGACCCGACCTTCGCTTTTGATCACCCGACCCCTTGCCAGCGCGACCCGATTTGTGGGGCGTTTGGCAGAAGACATCCAGCAAAGTGTCACAATCATCGTCTCGCCACTGCTTGAGATTGTCCCGACTGGCGCTCAGGTTGACCTATCGCCCTATGCCGGGGTCGTCTTTACGTCGTCCAATGCGGTTGCTTTGGCCCCGAACGGAAACCAACGGCCTGCCTATTGCGTCGGAAACATGACAGCAGAGCGTGCAAAGGCAGCGGGATGGACGATTGCCGCAACAGAACAAAACGCGGAAAACCTGATCGCAGAGCTTGCCAGAACACTCCCCATCGGGCCGTTGCTGCATTTGGCAGGCCGGCATCGACGGGGTGATATTGCGGCGCGGTTGACCGGGCTGGGCATCAAAACAGACGTTCAGACCCTTTATGATCAAAATCCTGTAGATCTTTCTGCACAGGCACTTGCGTTGTTTGAGGGGGAAGGGCGCATTCTGGTTCCCCTTTTTTCACCACGTTCGGCGGCGCATTTCATTGAGAGGGCACCGAAGTTGCATAATGTCAGCGTTGTGGCCATCAGTGATGCAGTGGCGGACTGCTGTCAGATGGCGGGTATCGAAAGTGTCATGGTGGTGGCAGAGCCGACGGGTAAAGAAATGCTTTGCGCTGTTGAAAAGATACTGCAGGGCACCAGCTTAGCTTGA
- a CDS encoding heme biosynthesis protein HemY — protein MLWSLIKIVLFVAVVALLAWGAGSLLESQGGIQVTVMGTEYSFGPLQSVIAVILLMIGVWLLLKIFSLLVATWKFLNGDETALSRYFDRNREKKGFEALSEGLMALASGEGRVAMSKAAKADKYLNKPALTNLLTAQAAELAGDSRKAEETYRKLVEDESTRFVGVRGIMKQKLAAGDTETALKLAERAFALKPKHAETGDILLQLQAAKEDWSGARQTLSAKLKNGQLPRDVHKRRDAVLALSEAKDVIAEGKSIESREAAIEANRLSPDLIPAAVMAAHSYIEQSKPKYAARLLQKAWSVHPHPDLAAAYAAIAPDETPPERIKRFKALIKSQLDHAETRMLLSELHIANEDFPEARRALGDLIETDPTARSVTLMAAIERGEGASDTIVKGWLARALTVSRGPQWICDNCQHIHAEWKPICENCKSFDTLAWKSPPMSEVAMPGGVQMLPLIVGAIEDNSGADGAAKVATRSDIEDVELITDPPEEEPNNAEK, from the coding sequence ATGCTGTGGTCATTGATCAAGATCGTTCTGTTTGTCGCTGTTGTTGCGCTGTTGGCCTGGGGTGCAGGGTCCCTGTTGGAAAGCCAAGGCGGCATTCAAGTGACTGTTATGGGTACGGAATATAGTTTTGGCCCGCTCCAATCCGTCATCGCCGTGATCCTGTTGATGATCGGCGTTTGGCTGCTTCTCAAGATATTTTCGCTCTTGGTGGCGACTTGGAAATTCCTGAACGGTGATGAGACCGCATTGTCGCGTTATTTCGACCGGAACCGTGAAAAGAAGGGGTTTGAAGCGCTTTCAGAGGGCCTTATGGCGTTGGCCAGCGGTGAAGGACGGGTTGCGATGTCAAAGGCGGCGAAGGCCGACAAATATCTCAACAAGCCTGCACTGACCAATCTGTTGACAGCACAGGCAGCTGAACTGGCCGGTGATAGCCGCAAGGCCGAAGAAACCTATCGCAAGCTGGTTGAAGACGAATCCACCCGGTTTGTGGGCGTGCGTGGGATCATGAAACAAAAACTGGCGGCTGGGGATACGGAAACAGCGCTCAAGCTGGCCGAACGGGCATTTGCGCTTAAGCCTAAGCACGCGGAAACCGGTGATATTCTGTTGCAGCTTCAGGCGGCAAAGGAAGATTGGAGCGGCGCGCGGCAGACCCTGAGTGCGAAACTGAAAAACGGCCAATTGCCACGGGACGTGCATAAACGACGTGATGCAGTGCTGGCGCTTTCAGAGGCCAAGGATGTGATTGCCGAGGGCAAAAGCATCGAATCCCGCGAAGCAGCGATTGAGGCCAACAGGCTGTCACCTGATCTGATCCCGGCAGCAGTTATGGCTGCTCATAGCTATATTGAGCAGTCGAAACCAAAATACGCCGCTCGTCTTTTGCAAAAGGCATGGAGCGTGCACCCACATCCGGATCTCGCCGCAGCCTATGCCGCGATTGCGCCGGACGAAACACCGCCGGAGCGAATCAAGCGGTTCAAAGCGTTGATCAAATCACAACTGGATCACGCAGAAACCCGCATGCTGTTATCTGAACTGCACATCGCAAATGAAGATTTCCCCGAAGCGCGGCGTGCATTGGGAGACCTTATTGAAACTGATCCGACAGCGCGTTCTGTCACCTTGATGGCGGCGATTGAACGGGGCGAAGGGGCGTCAGATACGATTGTGAAGGGCTGGTTGGCACGGGCACTAACGGTGTCGCGCGGTCCGCAATGGATTTGTGACAATTGTCAGCACATCCATGCGGAGTGGAAACCGATCTGTGAGAACTGCAAGAGCTTTGACACATTGGCGTGGAAATCGCCGCCGATGTCAGAAGTCGCTATGCCGGGTGGCGTGCAAATGTTGCCGCTGATCGTTGGTGCGATTGAGGATAACTCGGGTGCAGATGGCGCTGCCAAAGTCGCAACGCGAAGCGACATTGAAGATGTCGAGCTGATCACTGATCCCCCCGAGGAAGAGCCGAATAACGCCGAGAAGTAA
- a CDS encoding EVE domain-containing protein: MAYWLFKSEPSTWGWDDQVAKGDTGEEWDGVRNYQARNFMRDMAVGDRGFFYHSQTEKAVVGIVEVVATAHPDSTTDDARWECVDIKAVRGFEKPVTLDQIKADERLAEMTLVRNSRLSVQPVSSAEWQIICAMGDTKP, translated from the coding sequence ATGGCTTATTGGTTGTTCAAGTCAGAACCCAGCACCTGGGGCTGGGATGACCAGGTCGCCAAAGGTGACACCGGCGAGGAATGGGATGGGGTCCGCAACTATCAGGCACGCAATTTCATGCGCGACATGGCGGTTGGTGATCGGGGTTTCTTTTATCATTCACAGACCGAAAAGGCCGTCGTGGGCATTGTCGAAGTGGTTGCGACCGCCCATCCGGACAGCACAACCGATGACGCACGTTGGGAATGTGTGGATATCAAGGCGGTGCGCGGTTTTGAGAAACCTGTGACGCTTGATCAGATCAAGGCCGATGAACGCCTGGCTGAAATGACCCTGGTCAGAAATTCGCGCCTGTCGGTCCAGCCGGTTAGCTCTGCAGAATGGCAGATCATTTGCGCGATGGGCGATACGAAACCGTAG